A genomic window from Puniceicoccus vermicola includes:
- a CDS encoding NADPH-dependent assimilatory sulfite reductase hemoprotein subunit translates to MSNLFEGDNFHQNESIKESSNYLRGTILEGLADEVTGAISADDTQLTKFHGTYMQDDRDVRAERRRKKLEKAFSFMIRVRVPGGLCTPKQWLEMDRLANDYANGTLKLTTRQAFQFHGVIKSVLKRTMKEINDSLLDTIAACGDVNRNVMCNPNPYESKHHEVVQDMAQKISDHLTPATRAYHEIWLDGEKVADSEEEVEPIYGKTYLPRKFKIVVAVPPMNDVDIYAHCLGFIAIVEDDKVVGYNVTVGGGMGMTHGKEDTFPRLAEVMGFCTPEQAVDVAEKVVLVQRDYGDRSNRAHARLKYTIDDRGLDWFRGEVEKRLGYSLEEARPFKFTGTGDRYGWCEGSDGNFHYGLYVENGRVKDVPGVRMMTGLRKIAEVHDGDFRLTANQNLVIGSVKPENKEKIEALLEEYGISNDRIRTGLRYNSMACVALPTCGLALAESERYLPELVGNLEQIIEANGLRNEDIKIRMTGCPNGCGRPYLGEIGFVGRGPGVYNIYLGAGFDGARLNKLYRRDVPEANLVKVISPIIEAYAKDREEGEHFGDFTIRNGYVNETTKGSEFHNDLPEKVDSESF, encoded by the coding sequence ATGAGTAATCTTTTCGAGGGAGATAATTTCCATCAGAACGAATCCATTAAGGAATCGAGTAACTACTTACGTGGTACGATTCTAGAGGGATTGGCCGACGAGGTGACGGGCGCGATTTCAGCCGATGACACCCAGTTGACCAAGTTCCACGGCACCTACATGCAGGATGACCGCGATGTGCGTGCAGAGCGCCGTCGCAAGAAGCTGGAGAAGGCTTTCAGTTTCATGATTCGTGTCCGGGTGCCCGGAGGCCTGTGCACTCCGAAGCAGTGGTTGGAGATGGATCGTCTGGCCAATGACTACGCCAACGGCACTCTGAAGTTGACGACTCGCCAAGCCTTCCAGTTTCACGGGGTGATCAAGAGTGTGCTCAAGCGCACGATGAAGGAGATCAACGATTCGTTGCTCGATACCATTGCTGCTTGTGGGGACGTAAACCGCAACGTGATGTGCAACCCGAACCCCTATGAGTCGAAGCACCATGAAGTGGTTCAGGATATGGCGCAGAAAATTTCTGATCACCTGACTCCCGCAACACGAGCCTACCATGAGATTTGGCTCGATGGCGAAAAGGTGGCGGATTCGGAAGAAGAAGTGGAGCCGATCTACGGCAAGACCTACCTCCCACGTAAGTTCAAGATCGTCGTCGCGGTTCCGCCGATGAACGACGTCGATATTTACGCGCACTGCCTCGGTTTCATCGCCATCGTCGAAGACGACAAGGTCGTCGGTTACAACGTGACCGTTGGTGGCGGCATGGGCATGACCCATGGTAAGGAAGATACTTTCCCTCGTCTCGCCGAAGTCATGGGCTTCTGCACCCCGGAGCAGGCGGTCGATGTCGCCGAGAAGGTGGTTCTCGTCCAGCGCGATTACGGAGATCGTTCGAACCGGGCCCACGCTCGCCTGAAGTACACGATTGATGATCGCGGTCTCGACTGGTTCCGTGGCGAGGTCGAAAAACGTTTGGGCTATTCGCTGGAGGAAGCGCGTCCGTTCAAGTTCACCGGCACGGGCGATCGCTACGGCTGGTGTGAAGGTTCAGACGGCAACTTCCACTACGGACTCTACGTGGAAAATGGTCGGGTCAAAGACGTACCCGGCGTTCGCATGATGACCGGGTTGCGCAAGATTGCCGAAGTGCATGATGGTGATTTCCGCCTGACCGCGAATCAGAACCTCGTTATCGGAAGTGTGAAGCCCGAGAACAAGGAGAAGATCGAAGCTCTCCTTGAGGAGTACGGAATTTCGAATGATCGCATCCGTACCGGTCTGCGCTACAACTCAATGGCGTGTGTGGCCCTCCCAACCTGTGGTTTGGCACTCGCTGAGAGTGAGCGCTACCTACCAGAGCTGGTTGGCAACCTGGAGCAGATCATTGAAGCCAACGGTCTTCGCAATGAAGACATCAAGATTCGGATGACCGGTTGCCCGAATGGTTGCGGCCGTCCGTATCTTGGAGAGATCGGTTTTGTGGGTCGTGGACCCGGAGTTTACAACATTTACCTAGGTGCCGGATTTGACGGAGCTCGTCTAAACAAGCTCTATCGTCGCGATGTCCCGGAAGCCAATCTGGTGAAGGTCATCTCGCCGATCATTGAGGCCTACGCCAAGGATCGCGAAGAGGGCGAACACTTCGGTGACTTCACCATCCGCAACGGATACGTGAACGAGACCACCAAGGGATCCGAGTTCCACAACGACCTCCCGGAAAAAGTCGATAGCGAGTCCTTCTAA
- a CDS encoding outer membrane protein: MKIISLPTLVISTLTFSVCGASAGAYIQGIVQWLDTDFDNSTGVGARLGYAFDEMNAIELEFTQTDLRSINTSYTYQGTDVGVDGKADLSIILVNYRFTYPLTERFRLLAGAGIGGTVAQVDISTRYGDGDGTNGVFTAQGFAGVEFFILPQLSVHGAYRFMMFDDFTYKGDDYSVTIDPGNAQIFEAGVTFYF, encoded by the coding sequence ATGAAAATCATCTCCCTTCCGACACTTGTCATTTCGACTCTTACTTTTTCCGTCTGCGGCGCTTCCGCAGGTGCTTACATACAGGGCATTGTCCAATGGCTGGACACGGACTTTGACAACTCCACCGGCGTCGGGGCACGCCTCGGTTACGCCTTCGATGAAATGAATGCGATCGAGTTGGAGTTTACCCAAACCGACCTTCGCTCGATCAACACCTCCTACACCTACCAAGGAACCGACGTCGGCGTGGACGGAAAAGCCGATCTCAGCATCATCCTGGTCAACTACCGATTCACCTATCCCCTGACCGAACGCTTCCGCCTCCTCGCAGGCGCAGGCATTGGCGGAACAGTGGCCCAAGTCGATATTTCAACGAGATACGGTGACGGAGATGGCACCAACGGAGTCTTCACCGCCCAAGGCTTTGCCGGGGTTGAGTTTTTCATCCTCCCACAACTTTCGGTTCACGGGGCCTACCGCTTCATGATGTTCGACGACTTCACCTATAAGGGTGACGACTACTCAGTAACCATCGATCCGGGCAACGCCCAGATCTTTGAAGCCGGTGTGACCTTCTACTTCTGA
- a CDS encoding DoxX family protein, whose translation MPSLKQFAFGGAGPASTGSELGLLGLRVFTGLALALAHGVGKFPISGGFIDGVEDLGFPAPVVFAWAAALSELVGGLFLAAGFLTRISAFLILATMLVAAFGVHGGDGFADQEKAFLYAAATLPFVLAGCGRVGVDQLFRQN comes from the coding sequence ATGCCTTCGCTAAAACAGTTTGCCTTTGGTGGCGCGGGACCCGCTTCGACTGGATCCGAACTCGGACTCCTCGGACTCCGCGTCTTCACCGGGCTCGCCTTGGCCCTTGCTCATGGCGTCGGAAAATTTCCCATTTCCGGCGGATTTATTGACGGTGTCGAAGATCTCGGATTCCCTGCTCCCGTAGTATTTGCATGGGCAGCGGCTCTCTCCGAACTCGTCGGGGGCCTTTTCCTCGCTGCCGGTTTCTTGACTCGAATCTCCGCATTTCTCATTCTCGCAACCATGCTGGTTGCCGCCTTCGGAGTACACGGAGGTGACGGATTTGCCGATCAGGAAAAGGCTTTCCTCTATGCCGCCGCCACTCTCCCTTTCGTCCTCGCAGGTTGCGGGCGAGTGGGAGTCGATCAGCTCTTTCGCCAAAACTAA
- a CDS encoding hemolysin family protein, which produces MGDDLVYLVLAVGFTVCISALCSVLEAMILSTTTTEIEGLKQRHPLIGARLERFKIEIEETTSAILSLNTIANTAGASVSGALAATALGEENVVFFSAALVMGILIFSEVIPKNIGVLYRPALQPILIYPLHWIRIIMLPVSFLCKIAVRFFVKPQPSNETPDEEILLLAEKSAKDGDLTESERRMISNALSLDTIPVSEIMTPRTVVTALEKDTPVEEVIRDFKNIPFARIPVYHDNIDEMIGVVRRRDLLAKMADGEGESTTVGDLMYETVFIPENATASDALQIFLKNHQQLGVVVDEYGSVAGVLTMEDVMESILGQEIFEHDDVAIDMRELARKKSEARKLRRTSDAAKDSVAKKQSRGQ; this is translated from the coding sequence ATGGGCGACGATCTAGTCTACCTCGTTCTCGCCGTTGGCTTCACCGTGTGCATTTCGGCCCTTTGTTCCGTGCTCGAGGCCATGATCCTCAGCACCACAACCACCGAGATCGAAGGCTTGAAACAACGCCATCCGCTCATTGGAGCCCGTCTCGAGCGTTTTAAGATCGAGATCGAGGAGACCACTTCGGCCATCCTCAGTCTGAACACGATTGCCAACACTGCCGGCGCCAGCGTCAGCGGGGCTCTGGCTGCGACCGCCCTCGGAGAAGAGAACGTAGTCTTCTTTTCGGCCGCCTTGGTCATGGGGATCCTGATTTTCTCGGAGGTCATCCCGAAAAACATCGGCGTCCTCTATCGCCCCGCCCTGCAGCCGATCCTTATTTATCCCCTGCACTGGATTCGCATCATTATGCTCCCGGTGTCATTCCTGTGCAAAATTGCGGTTCGCTTCTTCGTCAAACCGCAACCCTCGAATGAAACCCCAGACGAGGAAATCCTTCTGCTGGCGGAGAAGAGCGCGAAAGATGGTGATCTCACCGAGAGCGAAAGACGCATGATCTCCAATGCCCTGAGCCTCGACACGATCCCCGTCAGCGAAATCATGACTCCGCGGACGGTGGTCACTGCTTTGGAAAAAGACACCCCGGTCGAAGAAGTCATTCGCGATTTCAAGAACATCCCCTTCGCCCGAATCCCCGTCTACCACGACAACATTGATGAAATGATTGGAGTCGTGCGGCGCCGGGATCTCCTTGCGAAAATGGCAGACGGGGAAGGCGAATCGACAACCGTCGGCGACCTTATGTACGAGACCGTCTTTATCCCCGAAAACGCCACCGCTTCCGATGCTCTGCAGATTTTCCTCAAAAACCACCAGCAACTCGGAGTCGTCGTCGACGAATACGGTTCGGTCGCTGGAGTTTTGACCATGGAAGATGTGATGGAATCCATCCTCGGCCAGGAAATCTTCGAACACGACGATGTCGCGATCGATATGCGTGAACTCGCCCGCAAAAAGAGCGAAGCCCGAAAACTGCGGCGCACTTCCGATGCAGCCAAAGACAGCGTCGCCAAGAAACAATCTCGAGGCCAATGA
- the ppdK gene encoding pyruvate, phosphate dikinase: protein MSAKKATKKTARKGARKTAKRAKRVATPKKSIYEFGKKTDGSSKLRNLLGGKGANLAEMARIGLPVPPGFTITTEVCTFFYENGRKYPTTLDKEMRQSVASIEKQLGKKFGASKKPLLLSVRSGARESMPGMMDTILNLGLNDKTVEALAEESGNAAFAYDCYRRFIGMYGDVVMGVQPQHENDHEPFDACLDELKKEVGVELDNQLTADDLKELIKRYKALIKSRTKSAFPQDVYEQLWGAVGAVFSSWQNERAILYRQKYNIPAEWGTAVNVQAMVFGNMGDTCATGVAFTRDPANGEKVFYGEYLINAQGEDVVAGIRTPNPIAKLKEEMPAAHAELEKVRKQLERHFKDMQDFEFTVEEGKLYMLQTRNGKRTGLAAVRIAVELVKERLINQKVALTKIPADSISSLLVAVFDEKAIKKAKLLATGLPAGPGAASGKICFTAEKAEGVAKSGGHAVLCRVETTPEDLRGMIAADGILTSRGGVSSHAALVARQMNKVCVCGASDVVINYGARTLTVGKTVLKEGDDISIDGTTGEIYAGHVDTAPSEVDQVLSGKKKPESSYTYQLFDQVMSWADKARKLGVRTNADSPEQAKNAVALGAEGIGLCRTEHMFFEGDRITYMRQMILSSDENERRAALKKLLPFQRRDFTGLFKAMGGRPVTIRLLDPPLHEFLPHDESAKRELANSLGVDIDIITERVHALHEANPMLGHRGCRLGISYPEITEMQARAIFEAAAACYKLKKPIKVVPEVMVPLVGFADELKNQAAVIHRVAEEVMTAKKVKFKYLVGTMIEVPRGAVTADEIAETAEFFSFGTNDLTQTGLGMSRDDAGSFLGKYKETEIMPQNPFASIDTKGVGKLVELGVKGGRSTKKDLKLGICGEHGGDPSSIEFFHNVGLDYVSCSPPRVPVARLAAAQAALK from the coding sequence ATGTCAGCAAAAAAAGCCACAAAAAAGACGGCCCGTAAAGGGGCCCGCAAAACGGCGAAGCGCGCAAAACGCGTAGCCACGCCCAAGAAGAGCATCTACGAGTTCGGCAAGAAGACCGACGGCAGCTCCAAGCTCCGTAACCTTCTGGGCGGCAAGGGTGCCAACCTGGCCGAGATGGCCCGCATTGGTCTCCCTGTTCCTCCGGGCTTCACCATCACCACCGAGGTTTGCACCTTTTTCTATGAAAACGGTCGTAAGTACCCCACTACGCTAGACAAGGAAATGCGCCAGTCGGTTGCTTCGATCGAGAAGCAGCTCGGCAAGAAGTTCGGCGCTTCCAAGAAGCCTCTCCTCCTTTCCGTTCGTTCCGGCGCCCGCGAATCGATGCCGGGCATGATGGACACGATCCTCAACCTCGGGCTCAACGACAAAACCGTCGAAGCCTTGGCGGAAGAATCCGGCAACGCCGCATTCGCCTACGACTGCTACCGTCGCTTCATCGGCATGTACGGAGACGTCGTCATGGGTGTACAGCCGCAGCACGAAAACGATCACGAACCTTTCGACGCATGCCTCGATGAGTTGAAGAAGGAAGTCGGCGTCGAGCTCGACAACCAGCTGACCGCGGACGACCTCAAGGAACTGATCAAGCGCTACAAGGCTCTGATCAAGTCCCGCACCAAGAGCGCTTTCCCGCAGGATGTTTACGAACAACTCTGGGGCGCAGTCGGAGCCGTCTTTAGCTCCTGGCAGAACGAACGCGCGATCCTTTACCGCCAGAAGTACAACATTCCGGCTGAATGGGGCACCGCGGTCAACGTTCAGGCAATGGTCTTCGGGAACATGGGCGACACCTGCGCAACGGGCGTGGCCTTCACTCGTGACCCCGCCAACGGTGAGAAGGTTTTCTACGGTGAATACCTGATCAACGCTCAAGGGGAAGACGTCGTCGCCGGTATCCGCACTCCGAACCCGATTGCCAAGCTGAAGGAAGAGATGCCCGCCGCTCACGCCGAACTCGAAAAGGTTCGCAAGCAGCTCGAGCGTCACTTCAAGGACATGCAGGACTTCGAGTTCACCGTTGAGGAAGGCAAGCTCTACATGCTGCAGACCCGCAACGGTAAACGCACCGGTTTGGCTGCGGTCCGCATCGCCGTCGAGCTCGTGAAGGAACGCCTCATCAACCAGAAGGTCGCCCTCACCAAGATTCCGGCCGACTCCATCTCGAGTCTTCTCGTGGCCGTCTTCGACGAAAAAGCCATTAAGAAAGCCAAGCTCCTCGCCACCGGTCTTCCGGCAGGCCCTGGAGCTGCCTCCGGTAAGATCTGCTTCACCGCTGAAAAGGCGGAAGGCGTTGCCAAGAGCGGCGGTCACGCTGTCCTCTGCCGCGTCGAAACCACACCGGAAGACCTTCGTGGCATGATCGCTGCCGACGGGATCCTCACCTCTCGCGGTGGGGTTAGCTCGCACGCAGCTCTCGTTGCCCGTCAGATGAACAAGGTTTGCGTCTGCGGTGCATCCGACGTCGTCATCAACTACGGCGCTCGCACCCTGACTGTTGGCAAGACCGTTCTGAAGGAAGGGGATGACATCTCCATCGACGGAACGACTGGTGAAATCTACGCCGGCCACGTCGACACCGCTCCTTCGGAAGTCGATCAGGTTCTCAGCGGCAAGAAGAAGCCTGAGTCCAGCTACACCTACCAGCTCTTCGACCAAGTCATGAGCTGGGCCGACAAGGCTCGTAAGCTCGGAGTCCGCACCAACGCCGACTCGCCAGAGCAGGCCAAGAACGCTGTTGCACTCGGAGCGGAAGGCATCGGCCTCTGCCGCACGGAGCACATGTTCTTCGAAGGCGACCGCATCACCTACATGCGTCAGATGATTCTCTCCTCGGACGAGAACGAACGCCGCGCCGCCCTCAAGAAGCTCCTGCCCTTCCAGCGTCGGGACTTCACGGGTCTCTTCAAGGCCATGGGTGGACGTCCGGTTACGATCCGCCTCCTGGATCCTCCTCTGCACGAATTCCTCCCGCACGACGAATCGGCCAAGCGTGAGCTGGCGAACTCTCTCGGAGTCGACATCGACATCATCACCGAGCGCGTTCATGCCCTTCACGAAGCCAACCCGATGCTCGGTCACCGCGGTTGCCGTCTCGGAATTTCCTACCCGGAAATCACCGAGATGCAGGCCCGTGCGATCTTCGAAGCGGCTGCAGCTTGCTACAAGCTCAAGAAGCCGATCAAGGTCGTCCCGGAAGTCATGGTTCCCCTCGTTGGTTTCGCCGACGAGCTCAAGAATCAGGCCGCCGTCATCCACCGCGTGGCTGAAGAAGTCATGACCGCCAAGAAGGTGAAATTCAAGTACCTCGTTGGAACGATGATCGAAGTCCCACGGGGCGCCGTCACCGCCGACGAGATCGCGGAAACCGCGGAATTCTTCAGCTTCGGCACAAACGACCTGACCCAGACTGGTCTGGGAATGAGCCGCGACGACGCAGGTTCCTTCCTCGGCAAGTACAAGGAGACGGAAATCATGCCGCAGAACCCGTTTGCTTCGATCGACACCAAGGGTGTTGGCAAGCTCGTCGAACTCGGCGTCAAGGGTGGTCGTTCGACCAAGAAAGACCTGAAGCTCGGCATCTGCGGAGAACACGGCGGGGATCCTTCCTCGATTGAGTTCTTCCACAATGTTGGTCTCGACTACGTCAGCTGCTCGCCACCTCGCGTGCCAGTAGCCCGACTCGCAGCCGCCCAAGCGGCTCTGAAGTAG
- a CDS encoding phosphoglycerate dehydrogenase, with product MLKILLTTTSFQDTPGGHQELLEAAGFEVHCERGPLPESRMLELAGEFDAFLCGDDAITAEVIDKSLPRLQLISKYGIGIDKIDVDHASAKEIPVLFTPGVNHTTVAEHAFGLMLCLSKDLPEAATAARRGEWKRKTGHELMGKTIGILGLGRIGKEVTIRARAFGMPVIAFDPYWDEAFANEHGVTRCESAEEVLKKADVVSLHLFLTEDTRDLINADRIKTMKPGALLINCARGELVDAKAVAEALEAGELGGYGTDVLDEEPPPADHPLLSAPNCVVTPHIGSRTYESVVRQGTKSVENLILALAGKKPRAQVNKAAIKPSAAAEDLASKFDWVASAESASE from the coding sequence ATGTTGAAGATACTCCTCACGACTACCTCTTTTCAGGACACGCCCGGAGGGCACCAAGAACTCCTCGAAGCCGCTGGCTTTGAGGTTCACTGCGAGCGGGGACCGCTGCCGGAATCACGGATGCTGGAGCTCGCTGGCGAGTTCGATGCTTTTCTTTGTGGGGATGACGCCATTACGGCCGAGGTCATTGATAAGTCGCTCCCGCGTCTCCAGCTGATTTCGAAGTACGGGATCGGGATTGATAAGATCGACGTAGACCACGCTTCGGCCAAAGAGATTCCCGTCCTCTTTACGCCGGGTGTGAATCACACCACCGTGGCTGAGCACGCTTTCGGCCTGATGCTCTGCTTGAGCAAGGACCTGCCGGAGGCGGCAACTGCGGCACGCCGCGGCGAGTGGAAACGCAAGACCGGCCATGAGCTCATGGGGAAGACGATTGGAATCCTCGGTCTCGGCCGGATTGGTAAGGAGGTGACGATTCGTGCCCGTGCTTTCGGGATGCCGGTGATCGCCTTTGACCCCTACTGGGATGAAGCCTTTGCCAACGAGCATGGCGTCACCCGTTGTGAGTCGGCGGAGGAAGTTTTGAAGAAAGCGGATGTGGTTTCTCTCCACCTCTTCCTCACCGAGGACACGCGCGACCTGATTAATGCCGACCGGATCAAGACGATGAAGCCGGGAGCTCTTTTGATTAACTGCGCCCGAGGCGAGCTGGTCGATGCCAAGGCAGTTGCCGAAGCGTTGGAGGCTGGCGAACTCGGAGGTTATGGAACGGACGTTCTCGACGAGGAGCCGCCCCCCGCAGATCACCCGTTGCTCAGCGCCCCGAATTGCGTGGTCACCCCGCACATCGGATCGCGCACCTATGAGTCGGTTGTCCGTCAGGGGACGAAGTCGGTGGAGAATCTCATCCTCGCTCTCGCCGGGAAGAAGCCCCGGGCCCAAGTGAACAAGGCTGCGATCAAGCCTTCGGCTGCGGCTGAAGATCTCGCGTCGAAATTTGATTGGGTCGCCTCGGCTGAATCGGCCTCCGAATAA
- a CDS encoding Ldh family oxidoreductase, giving the protein MSNQEQFFVVPEEAHNALVSAAYQHRGFTQDEADAGARFAALASRHGIRTHNAIKALHLDHLFGSASGGCVPGAEIEKIPSRFEATEVWNANLKLGQAVAFDAIDRAIELADKYGVGVVSVDRAFHYLWGGGYVMDAARRGYIAYTNCTAALAEVVPFMGKTPTLGTNPHSWGFPTVDSVGFPIVVDWATSVVAMGRVQQFAREGLTLPANAAVDSEGNPTTDPKKAVALLPFGAHKGYGLSLINEIVGAFIGGSLPTIRSRWSEPGEKHSPNFFFQVIHPEAISSGLFAGGKTQSENVREVLGDILGNGNEGCLLPGQIEANAANASEKAGGLLFSKAELDAFSEIAEECGDGSWNPESFPQAGN; this is encoded by the coding sequence ATGAGTAATCAAGAACAGTTTTTCGTCGTCCCCGAAGAAGCGCACAACGCGCTGGTTTCGGCGGCTTATCAGCACCGCGGTTTCACCCAGGACGAAGCCGATGCGGGTGCCCGTTTTGCGGCTCTGGCTTCCCGTCACGGGATCCGCACTCACAACGCGATCAAGGCCCTGCACCTCGACCATTTGTTCGGGAGTGCGTCCGGCGGATGCGTTCCCGGTGCCGAAATTGAAAAAATTCCTTCCCGCTTCGAAGCGACCGAGGTCTGGAATGCGAATTTGAAACTCGGTCAAGCCGTCGCTTTTGACGCCATTGATCGGGCCATTGAGTTGGCCGATAAATACGGCGTGGGTGTGGTTTCAGTCGACCGGGCCTTTCACTACCTGTGGGGTGGGGGGTATGTCATGGACGCCGCCCGTCGTGGTTATATCGCCTACACCAATTGTACGGCGGCTCTTGCCGAGGTCGTTCCCTTCATGGGCAAGACTCCGACTCTCGGAACGAATCCTCACTCGTGGGGATTCCCGACCGTTGATTCCGTGGGCTTCCCGATCGTCGTTGACTGGGCAACAAGTGTTGTGGCCATGGGGCGGGTTCAGCAGTTTGCCCGCGAGGGATTGACTCTGCCGGCCAACGCCGCTGTCGATTCTGAAGGCAATCCGACGACCGATCCCAAGAAGGCGGTCGCTCTTCTTCCGTTCGGTGCTCACAAGGGCTACGGACTTTCTTTGATTAACGAGATTGTTGGCGCCTTCATCGGAGGTTCGCTGCCGACGATTCGTTCCCGCTGGTCCGAGCCGGGTGAAAAACATAGCCCGAATTTCTTCTTCCAGGTCATTCACCCCGAGGCGATTTCTTCCGGACTTTTTGCCGGCGGAAAGACTCAGAGTGAAAACGTGCGCGAAGTCCTCGGTGATATCCTCGGCAACGGAAATGAAGGATGTCTCCTTCCGGGGCAGATCGAGGCGAACGCGGCGAACGCTTCCGAGAAGGCCGGCGGCCTTCTGTTCTCCAAGGCAGAACTGGATGCCTTCAGTGAAATTGCCGAAGAATGTGGGGATGGTTCTTGGAATCCCGAGAGCTTTCCGCAAGCTGGAAACTAA
- a CDS encoding sugar kinase, with protein MSELTLRPASECKYDCVSLGEIMLRLDPGEGRVRTTRQFQAWEGGGEYNVTRGLRRCFGLNTAVVTAFADNEVGRLVEDFILQGGVDTSWVQWKEYDGIGRTVRNGLNFTERGFGIRGAVGVPDRGNTAASQLKAGDVDWEKLFGEEGTRWFHTGGIYAALSDSTAEVVIEAVKAAKKHGTIVSFDLNYRPSLWKSIGGLAKAQEVNREIAKYVDVMIGNEEDFTACLGFEVEGVDENISEIDVGAFEKMITQAVKEFPNFKVTATTLRGVKTATVNDWSAIVWCDGKFHRSREYPGLEIMDRVGGGDSFASGLIYGFLSDAGADAAVNYGAAHGALAMTTPGDTSMVTVKEVEKIMGGGGARVVR; from the coding sequence ATGAGTGAACTCACCCTCCGTCCCGCTTCCGAATGTAAATACGACTGCGTTTCGCTTGGCGAAATCATGCTTCGCCTCGATCCCGGCGAAGGCCGCGTGCGCACGACTCGCCAGTTCCAGGCCTGGGAGGGCGGCGGTGAGTATAATGTCACCCGCGGACTCCGTCGCTGCTTTGGCCTAAACACGGCCGTCGTCACAGCTTTTGCCGATAACGAAGTCGGTCGTCTCGTCGAGGACTTCATCCTCCAGGGGGGAGTCGATACTTCTTGGGTTCAGTGGAAAGAATACGACGGCATCGGCCGCACGGTTCGCAACGGTTTGAATTTCACCGAGCGTGGTTTCGGAATCCGCGGCGCGGTCGGGGTTCCGGATCGTGGGAACACTGCCGCTTCGCAGCTCAAAGCTGGCGATGTCGACTGGGAAAAGCTCTTCGGTGAAGAGGGTACCCGGTGGTTCCATACGGGTGGGATTTACGCTGCCCTGTCCGATTCTACGGCCGAGGTGGTGATCGAAGCGGTTAAGGCTGCGAAGAAGCACGGCACGATTGTTTCCTTTGATTTGAACTATCGCCCGTCTCTCTGGAAGTCGATCGGTGGCTTGGCCAAGGCTCAAGAAGTCAATCGCGAGATCGCCAAATACGTCGACGTGATGATCGGTAACGAGGAAGACTTCACCGCTTGTCTCGGTTTTGAGGTTGAGGGTGTGGACGAGAACATTTCCGAGATCGACGTCGGGGCCTTCGAAAAGATGATCACCCAAGCGGTGAAGGAGTTTCCGAATTTCAAGGTGACTGCAACCACTCTGCGTGGTGTGAAGACGGCCACCGTCAACGACTGGAGTGCCATCGTCTGGTGCGACGGCAAGTTCCACCGTTCCCGCGAATATCCGGGCTTGGAAATCATGGACCGCGTCGGTGGGGGGGACAGTTTCGCTTCCGGACTCATTTACGGATTCCTTTCCGACGCCGGTGCTGATGCCGCGGTCAATTACGGTGCCGCTCACGGAGCGCTCGCCATGACCACTCCGGGGGACACTTCGATGGTCACCGTCAAGGAAGTCGAAAAGATCATGGGTGGCGGTGGAGCCCGCGTCGTCCGCTAA